DNA from Actinomycetota bacterium:
ACCGCGACAGACCAGATCAGTTCAGCCAAGTCGCTGCTCGACTCCGGCGCCATCACTCAGGACGAGTTCGCAGCATTGAAGACCAAGGCCCTCGCAGGGTAATTGGAGTCAGTTTGAGCGACCGCGCCAAAAGTATTGGCGCGGTCAGAGATGCCGCAGGTGTTGAGGAGGGCTTAGACATGAACGCTGAGATCAATGACATGACCGAACTTGCATACGAGGGCAATGAAATGCCCCTGACGATGACTCCCGTCGTTGGTAGCCCGAGCCGTGAATATGCGCCAACGGTGCTCCCACTTGCCGAGCGAGTGGGGGATGGCGAGATCCGGGTCACCATTCTGGGCAGTGGAGACCCGTTCACGAATAAGGCTCAGGCTTCTGCATCCGTGTTGATGGAAGTGGGCAATGCAGAACGCGATTTCTTCTTCTTTGATTTGGGTTCGGGCGCCTTGGCGAACTTCAATGGCCTGCATTTGCCGGTGACAGCAACGCGCAAGGTATTCCTCACCCATCTGCATGCTGACCATGTAGGAGACCTGCCGACGCTGGTGTGGAGCATGGCAAAGGCTGGGCGCCGGGACCCGGTGGAAGTTTGGGGCCCCGGTGGTGAGCGACCCGAACTGGGCACGCGGGCGTACGCAAATCACTTGACTGCGGCACATGCGTGGGACACCGCTTCACTCAACGGACATCCAGGTCAGTCTGGCGCTCAAATGGAGGTGGCAGAAGTACCGTTCGACACTACGTCAACTGTGTACGAGCGCAATGGTGTCCGAATCTCGTCCTTCCCTGTCATTCACATCTTGAATGGAGCAGTGGGCTACCGCCTGGACTACAACGGGCTGAGCGTGGTCTTCTCAGGTGACACCAGACCCAGTCATACTCTCGTGGATGCATGCGACGGCACGGATCTGCTCATCCACGAGACATTTCCCTCGGCGGGGGTCTTCGCGCAGAAGGCGGGTGTCCCATTGGCATTTGCAGAGCAGGTGGTGAACGGGGTGCACACCAGCCCGGCTGCCGCTGGCATGGTGTTTGCGAAGGCTGGAGCGCGCATGTCGGTGATGTGGCATCTCGCCGTTGACCATGACACCGTGGGTCCTGTATTCAGTGAGATGCGTACGAAATATGACGGCCCTGTGACTATTGCTCAGGATCTCACCGCATTCACCGTCAGCCGGGCATCTATCGTGGCACGACAGACAACTATTGATCCGTTCGCTTGGCCCGTGGTGGGCCCCACGGACATCAGCGGTCCTCCGATGAACTCGCCCAATCCGCCTCCGTCCTGGTGGGCGGATGCGCTCATCACCGACTGACAAAAACGAATGCCCTCTGTCCTGAGTTCCCTGCGCAGCTACCGGCCCAAGACGCTGCGACTTGACCTCGTCGCAGGTGTTTCGGTCTGGGCTGTCCTCGTCCCTGAGTCGCTCGCATATGCGACTATCGCGGGAGTGCCACCCGTTGTCGGGCTGTACGCGGCCATTCCGGCTCTGATCCTTTACGCCATATTCGGGTCTTCTCGGATCCTTGTCGTCGCCACAATGTCTGCGACTGCTGCGCTGTCGGCAAGCATCGTGGCTGACTTCGCTGCTCCGTCGGGTCAGGACTTCATCGCGATCACCGCCGCGCTTGCAATCGTCACCGGGATCCTAGGTATCGCCGCAGGTTTGGCGCGCCTGGGTTTCTTGGCCAACTTCATCTCTGAGCCTGTGCTCAAGGGGTTCATCGTCGGACTCGCACTGACCATCATCGCCGGACAGTTGCCCGAGCTCTTCGGCGTCACCAAAGAGTCGGGCAATTTCTTTCAAGAGATCGCTGGACTCATCGGGAACCTCCCGTCTACGAACTCGGCGACTTTGGCTGTCGGGCTGGTGAGTCTCACAGTGGTCCTTGGCTTTCGTCGGTGGCTGCCGCTGCTTCCTGGATCGCTTGCCGCAGTCGTGCTCGGCATCCTTGCAACCACACTGCTGGACCTGCCAGCCAAAGGCGTTGAGGTTGTCGGCCCCATTTCTGCAGGTTTGCCGAGCGTGGGTTTGCCAGATGGCCTGGGCTTCGAGGACTACCTCGCACTGGGGCTTGCGGCTGCGGGGGTTCTCCTCCTGGGCTTCGTGGAAGGTCTTGGTCCGGCCAAGACATATGCCGCGCGCGACGGCTACGACGTCGATGCCAATCGCGAACTCATCGGCCTTGGTGCGGCCAATCTCGGGGCGGGCCTGACCTCGGGGATGGTTGTCAACGGGAGCCTGTCCAAGAGTGCTGTCAATGCGAACAGTGGAGCCAGAACGCAGCTCTCCGGACTCACAGTCGCTGCCCTCACGGTCATCACGCTGCTGTTTCTCACAGGCCTATTCGAATCCCTCCCTGAGGCGACCCTGGCGGCTGTTGTTATCGCTGCAGTGATCGAACTCGTCGACTTCCCTGCACTGGCCAGGTTCTACCGTGTGTGGACGGGAGCACTCGGCCAGATATACGGCTGGGCTGCCAGGGCCGACTTTATTGCTGCCACGGCAGCTTTAGTAGGAGTGCTCGTCTTTGACACTCTGCCGGGCTTGTTCATCGGCATCACAATCTCGGTGCTGCTACTGGTCTTTCGCTCCTCCCGCCCGGAGGTCGCAGCTCTTGGCAGAAGCATCGAACCGGGAGGCGTGCAGAGTATGTGGGTAGATACGACACGCCATCCCGAAATTCTGGTCCGTGACGATATCTCGGTGCTGCGTGTGGAATCTGCCCTGTTCTTCGCTAACGCTGACAATGTGCGCTCGGCTATTCGACAGCACATCACAGAGAAGACGATCGGAGTGGTCCTGGACTTGGCGACCACTCCTGCAATAGACGTAACCGCCACCGAGATGCTGGCGCAGCTAGCCCAGGAGTTGCGAGGGCGCGGCGTCCGCTTGGTGGTCGCGCATGGCATTGGCCAAGTGCGAGATTTCCTACAAAGGGCTGGGTCGGACACCGATGTTCTGCAAGCGCTGTATGCCACAGTCGACGAGGCCGTCGCATCCTTTGACGAAAGTCGAGAGAATTGACTTTTGAGGACCTCCGCTCATGCGGGGATTTGTCGCACGCTCGGCCCCTTGCAGAAGAGGGGGTTCAATTGCGACGCCTAGCCGTTCTTGTCATGAGTTCGCTGATCGCTGTAACGCCCTTCTATATTGGCCACCCCGCAAGGCACGGTCATCGGCACCTACTCGTCAGTCCACACTGTGCTGTCCGTGTGCGCCAACGGCCCCTACGAAATTCTCAACACCACGACCTACGAGTTGCCCAAGGGTACGATCCTCACTGGCGGCAATGAGGTCTGGATGTCGAATGTCGCGGCACAATCACCAACAGTTCAGATAATGCCCATCACCGGAGGAACCGGCCTGAATGCAGGCGTAAGCGGAACGTCCACGAACGTTCCGAATCCGTGGCCGATCGACGTGTTGTTCACCTTCACGAACAAGTAGTTCCTGGCGGTGGTGCCGTTGCCAGAGCCGTCAATGCAATTGACGAACCAGGTCACCCAATCCAAGGTTCTTCCAGTTCTCCAGCATGCTCGTCATCGTGTGCAGCATGACTCGCGATGCGTAGTGGTCGCGGAAGAAGGGATCACGAGGGCCAGTGAGGGAATCGATGTCATCGGTGTCGCGAGCGATCGCCACCGGTGCTGCCATCGACAGGCCGAAATTGGATGCCATGGAGAGGCGGACGTGCAGGCCGAATTCCTCAAGGTCCAACTTCGGGCCACCCTGAGCCTCGAACTCATCAAGCATGATTCCCAGCAGTTCATCCAAG
Protein-coding regions in this window:
- a CDS encoding SulP family inorganic anion transporter codes for the protein MPSVLSSLRSYRPKTLRLDLVAGVSVWAVLVPESLAYATIAGVPPVVGLYAAIPALILYAIFGSSRILVVATMSATAALSASIVADFAAPSGQDFIAITAALAIVTGILGIAAGLARLGFLANFISEPVLKGFIVGLALTIIAGQLPELFGVTKESGNFFQEIAGLIGNLPSTNSATLAVGLVSLTVVLGFRRWLPLLPGSLAAVVLGILATTLLDLPAKGVEVVGPISAGLPSVGLPDGLGFEDYLALGLAAAGVLLLGFVEGLGPAKTYAARDGYDVDANRELIGLGAANLGAGLTSGMVVNGSLSKSAVNANSGARTQLSGLTVAALTVITLLFLTGLFESLPEATLAAVVIAAVIELVDFPALARFYRVWTGALGQIYGWAARADFIAATAALVGVLVFDTLPGLFIGITISVLLLVFRSSRPEVAALGRSIEPGGVQSMWVDTTRHPEILVRDDISVLRVESALFFANADNVRSAIRQHITEKTIGVVLDLATTPAIDVTATEMLAQLAQELRGRGVRLVVAHGIGQVRDFLQRAGSDTDVLQALYATVDEAVASFDESREN
- the gntH gene encoding guanitoxin biosynthesis MBL fold metallo-hydrolase GntH gives rise to the protein MNAEINDMTELAYEGNEMPLTMTPVVGSPSREYAPTVLPLAERVGDGEIRVTILGSGDPFTNKAQASASVLMEVGNAERDFFFFDLGSGALANFNGLHLPVTATRKVFLTHLHADHVGDLPTLVWSMAKAGRRDPVEVWGPGGERPELGTRAYANHLTAAHAWDTASLNGHPGQSGAQMEVAEVPFDTTSTVYERNGVRISSFPVIHILNGAVGYRLDYNGLSVVFSGDTRPSHTLVDACDGTDLLIHETFPSAGVFAQKAGVPLAFAEQVVNGVHTSPAAAGMVFAKAGARMSVMWHLAVDHDTVGPVFSEMRTKYDGPVTIAQDLTAFTVSRASIVARQTTIDPFAWPVVGPTDISGPPMNSPNPPPSWWADALITD